A window of the Alkalidesulfovibrio alkalitolerans DSM 16529 genome harbors these coding sequences:
- the folP gene encoding dihydropteroate synthase, protein MTVSVTWTLSGGRVLGPAPFVVCAILNVTPDSFYDGGRHAGVEAAVAHGRRLVAEGADVLDVGGESTRPGAESVDAGDELARVLPVVRALSSAAPVSIDTTKASVAAACLAAGAAIVNDVSACRFDPALMDVLAQEKPGYVLMHAQGEPRTMQIDPRYVDVVDDIRAFFEERLAQLTRAGLPEDRIVLDPGIGFGKTLEHNLSIFRRVEEFMSLGRPIYMGLSNKSWLGKLLGLEPDARQEATRIASALLQARGVRIHRLHEVAPAVTALRLAEAMKARA, encoded by the coding sequence ATGACCGTTTCCGTCACCTGGACGCTTTCGGGGGGCAGGGTTCTCGGACCCGCCCCCTTTGTCGTGTGCGCGATCCTCAATGTGACGCCCGATTCGTTCTACGATGGCGGGCGGCACGCCGGAGTCGAGGCCGCCGTGGCGCACGGCAGGCGGCTTGTCGCCGAGGGCGCGGATGTGCTCGACGTGGGCGGCGAGTCCACCAGGCCAGGGGCCGAGTCCGTTGACGCGGGCGATGAGCTTGCCCGTGTTCTGCCGGTCGTGCGGGCGCTTTCGTCCGCAGCGCCCGTGTCTATCGACACTACCAAGGCGAGCGTGGCCGCCGCGTGCCTCGCGGCAGGAGCGGCCATCGTCAATGACGTCTCGGCCTGCCGCTTCGATCCCGCGCTCATGGACGTTCTGGCCCAGGAGAAGCCCGGTTATGTGCTCATGCATGCGCAGGGCGAACCGCGCACCATGCAGATCGATCCGCGCTACGTGGACGTCGTGGACGATATCAGGGCCTTTTTCGAGGAGCGCCTCGCACAATTGACGCGCGCCGGGTTGCCCGAGGACCGCATCGTGCTCGATCCGGGCATCGGCTTTGGCAAGACCCTGGAGCACAACCTGTCCATCTTTCGCCGCGTCGAGGAGTTCATGAGCCTTGGGCGGCCGATCTACATGGGGCTGTCCAACAAGAGCTGGCTCGGCAAGCTTTTGGGCCTTGAGCCCGATGCACGGCAGGAGGCCACGCGCATCGCCAGCGCGCTTTTGCAAGCGCGCGGCGTGCGCATCCATCGGCTGCATGAGGTCGCCCCGGCCGTTACGGCCCTGCGCCTCGCCGAGGCCATGAAGGCTCGGGCGTGA
- a CDS encoding PEGA domain-containing protein, protein MFKHAVLILGVLLLTSCAPKVAMQTVPVSTDPVGAEVMVNGKPAGTTPCQVSLERNQDHILTLTKDGYRQQDVVIKRQYQTGKVLVNAINQGAQSGKFFNNAWMGANAGVMSLNSQEETGEAYVLTPSTVSLRLTPTGGFPAQHSPAQADEALASPFSPLDVMSVSDQQMLENALELCPTGETKTWTNSETGTSFSMVPEDATQDESGNITRWFTLGARQQGHTSTKHYRAYRAGKGEWTLSVPESGGSADPGADELTSRETLRALGQLSWPSAGKSWDLGSSGSSHTHTSTTQTESGTSTTTTTTSTKMSVKAGVNVSPGAVFSVLDALTGLGN, encoded by the coding sequence ATGTTCAAACACGCCGTCCTAATCCTCGGCGTGCTGCTGCTCACCAGTTGCGCGCCCAAGGTCGCCATGCAAACGGTTCCCGTCTCCACGGACCCCGTCGGGGCCGAGGTCATGGTCAACGGAAAGCCGGCCGGAACCACGCCGTGCCAAGTGAGCCTGGAACGCAACCAGGACCACATCCTGACCCTGACCAAGGATGGCTACCGGCAACAGGACGTGGTCATCAAGCGCCAGTACCAGACCGGCAAGGTACTGGTGAACGCCATTAACCAGGGGGCCCAATCCGGAAAATTCTTCAACAACGCCTGGATGGGAGCCAATGCCGGGGTCATGTCCCTCAACAGCCAGGAGGAAACCGGCGAGGCCTACGTGCTCACCCCCTCCACTGTCAGCCTGCGTCTGACGCCCACGGGCGGCTTCCCGGCCCAGCATTCCCCCGCGCAGGCGGACGAGGCTCTGGCCTCCCCGTTCTCGCCTCTGGACGTCATGAGCGTGAGCGACCAGCAGATGCTGGAGAACGCCCTTGAGCTTTGCCCAACCGGCGAGACCAAGACCTGGACCAACTCCGAAACCGGCACATCTTTCTCCATGGTGCCCGAGGACGCCACGCAGGACGAGTCGGGCAACATCACCCGCTGGTTCACGCTCGGCGCACGGCAGCAGGGCCATACGTCCACCAAGCATTACCGCGCCTACCGGGCGGGCAAGGGCGAATGGACGTTGAGCGTGCCCGAAAGCGGCGGCTCCGCCGATCCCGGAGCCGACGAGCTCACCAGCCGCGAGACGCTCCGGGCGCTCGGGCAGCTCTCCTGGCCCAGCGCGGGCAAAAGCTGGGACCTCGGTTCGTCCGGCTCAAGCCACACCCACACCAGCACCACGCAGACCGAGAGCGGCACCTCGACGACCACGACCACCACCTCGACCAAGATGTCGGTCAAGGCTGGCGTGAACGTCAGCCCCGGTGCGGTCTTCAGCGTCCTCGACGCCCTGACGGGACTGGGAAACTAG